The window TAGTCGTTCTTACTCTTGCACGAGCAGGGATAATGTAATTTCTACATTTAAATAAATTGCATCGATATTTTGATTGAGATATTTAAAAAATAAAAGATGGTGAATTGAAAAAATTTTTGATAGAATATTTATACTTCTTGTGAAATAGCGAACAAAATAATGATTGACCTTCATACACATAGTTTTTTTAGTGATGGCGAACTGATTCCTTCGGAGTTGGTCAGAAGGGCTGAAGCAATCGGATATAAGGCAATTGCCATAACAGATCATGTTGATGCTTCAAATATCGATCTTGTTATACCACGAATAGTAAGTGTATTAAAGAAATTAAAAGGACATGTTTCAATAGATGTTATTCCGGGTGCTGAGATTACACATGTCCCTCCGCACATGATACCGGAGCTCGTAAAAGAGGCAAGGCACCTTGGTGCAAAAATAGTAATCGTCCATGGTGAAACATTAGTCGAGCCGGTTTTACCAGGCACAAACAAAGCTGCAATCGAGGCAAACGCTGATATTCTTGCCCACCCAGGAATAATTTCTGAAGAAGACCTCCTTTTTGCAAAAGAGAAGAATGTTATGCTTGAGATTACCTCCCGGAAAGGTCATTCACTATCCAATGGCTATGTTGCAAAAGAAGCTGTTAAATTTGGAGTTCCTCTTTGCATCAATACAGATACACACTGCCCATCTGACTTAATAACAGAAGAGTTCGCAAGAAAAATTCTGCGTGCTTCAGGAATAGAAGAAAATCGCATTAACCAGGTATTTGAAAATTCACAGGCATTTGTAGAAAAAATCCGCAGGAGGGATTGATGCCAAAGGCTATAAAAAAGAAAATACCGAAAAAGTCTCTCGATACTGAGGCTGACGTAAAAGAAAAAATTTCGAGTTTTAAAAATACCTTAAAAGAAAGGCAGAAGACTGCCTTAAAATATATTGGTATCTTTCTTATTATACTCATTACTTTAGTAATATATTTAATTTATTCATACACATCAGAAAAAAAAGCACTATCATTGCAATATGAAGCTTATAAGATATACCATAGTGCTCAAAGAATTGAAGCTACCAATAAAGATGAACAATTGAAAAAAGCTCTTGAAACATTCAAAAAGGCATATGAAACAAGAAAGTCTCCAATAACCCTTTTTTACATTGCTGCAAGTTATTCTGAGCTCAGAAATTATGATGAAGCCTTAAAGACCCTCAAAGAATTTATTAAGAAGTACTCAGATGAAGATAAGTTTATTCCTCTTGTATACCACAAAATGGCAATGATCTATATAGAGAAAGGTGATGTAAATGAAGCAATGAAGACTTTAGACTCACTCTCAAATCTCAAATCTGATATATACAAAGACCTTGCACTAATAGAATATGGAAGGCTTCTCGAAAAATCTGGTAAAAATGAAGAAGCTAAGAAAAAATATGAAGAACTTGTAAATAAATACCCTACTTCACCTTTTCTTGAAGAGGCAAAATCAAAAATCTCTAATAAGTCTGATAAGAAAGAAGGTTAAATCCTTCTCTTTCTGGATTTATGATTTTTCTTTTTATGTTTATATGATGCCTTTTTTATAGATTTATTTTTTTTGATAATTTTATCATCCCTGTCTAACTCAAATTTCCCTTTTGGGGGAAGATAGAGTTTCATTCCTGCTTTTAAAGGTATTATCTTTTCGAGGTCATTTAAATCAAGAATTACCTGTACTGGGATTCCAGTCTTATTTGAGATTTTCTTAAATGTATCTCCCTTCTTCACAGTATATTTATGAATTGTAAAGCGTTTTTCTTCAGGAACCTTGGCAAGGTTCTCAATAAATAAATCTTTTGTGCCTGCTGGAATCCTTAAAGTATATTCAGATATATCAGGTGGTGTGCACCATCTCCTCAACTCAGGATTTAACTCTTTTATTTCTTTTAAACTGGTACCTGCACATTCAGCAGCAACATCAAGGTCAAGGGGATGATTTATTAACACCTCGTCATAATTAAGGGGAGGATAGTACTCAAGATTTTCAAAACCAAAGTCTTCTGGTCTGTTAGCAATCATACTTGCTGCAATAAATTTGGGAACATAGTTTTTTGTTTCTGCTTTGATGTAATTTGTATCGAGCAATGTCCAGTAATCCTCTGCTTTTGATTTGTTTAATGCCTTGAGGATTTTCCCTTCTCCAGCATTATATGCAGCCATTGCAAGATTCCATGAACCAAACATCTCATAAAGATCTTTCAGATAATTTGCAGCAGCCCTTGTTGATTTGACAGGATCTTTCCTTTCATCCTTCCACCAGCTAATTTCAAGACCATATCTTTTTGCAGTTGACGCAATAAACTGCCAGTATCCTACCGCCCGTGC of the Nitrospirota bacterium genome contains:
- a CDS encoding histidinol phosphate phosphatase domain-containing protein, with amino-acid sequence MIDLHTHSFFSDGELIPSELVRRAEAIGYKAIAITDHVDASNIDLVIPRIVSVLKKLKGHVSIDVIPGAEITHVPPHMIPELVKEARHLGAKIVIVHGETLVEPVLPGTNKAAIEANADILAHPGIISEEDLLFAKEKNVMLEITSRKGHSLSNGYVAKEAVKFGVPLCINTDTHCPSDLITEEFARKILRASGIEENRINQVFENSQAFVEKIRRRD
- a CDS encoding tetratricopeptide repeat protein; its protein translation is MPKAIKKKIPKKSLDTEADVKEKISSFKNTLKERQKTALKYIGIFLIILITLVIYLIYSYTSEKKALSLQYEAYKIYHSAQRIEATNKDEQLKKALETFKKAYETRKSPITLFYIAASYSELRNYDEALKTLKEFIKKYSDEDKFIPLVYHKMAMIYIEKGDVNEAMKTLDSLSNLKSDIYKDLALIEYGRLLEKSGKNEEAKKKYEELVNKYPTSPFLEEAKSKISNKSDKKEG
- a CDS encoding transglycosylase SLT domain-containing protein, with product MLFISPVFASEINQTISIEKPLVISIPPDETVYNVPSIIDDYSYNEMAVNAIKNHITLFTEKIKEKFSLWLKRSGKYMELMRNILTENNVPEEIVFIPLIESGFNANAYSPARAVGYWQFIASTAKRYGLEISWWKDERKDPVKSTRAAANYLKDLYEMFGSWNLAMAAYNAGEGKILKALNKSKAEDYWTLLDTNYIKAETKNYVPKFIAASMIANRPEDFGFENLEYYPPLNYDEVLINHPLDLDVAAECAGTSLKEIKELNPELRRWCTPPDISEYTLRIPAGTKDLFIENLAKVPEEKRFTIHKYTVKKGDTFKKISNKTGIPVQVILDLNDLEKIIPLKAGMKLYLPPKGKFELDRDDKIIKKNKSIKKASYKHKKKNHKSRKRRI